From Drosophila nasuta strain 15112-1781.00 chromosome X, ASM2355853v1, whole genome shotgun sequence, one genomic window encodes:
- the LOC132795386 gene encoding uncharacterized protein LOC132795386 produces MSSLGVSWSSLDFRNDAKILKRLYKIPGKDYTNLVKTLKNTPTSLVLKDYVNHELVPILTMDPNARLAPVYTPAATANPADSQQLSSPLLEGLSTTPTQSQAKGGGGVYTLTEETELELQAVHTAETQVERV; encoded by the exons ATGAGCTCCCTAGGAGTATCCTGGAGCAGTCTAGATTTTCGAAATGACGCCAAAATTCTAAAGAGGTTGTACAAGATTCCTGGAAAAGATTATACTAACTTAGTCAAGACTCTTAAAA ATACGCCCACTTCGCTGGTGCTGAAGGATTATGTAAACCATGAGCTGGTGCCCATACTAACCATGGATCCGAATGCACGTCTAGCTCCCGTCTACACGCCCGCAGCGACAGCAAATCCCGCAGATTCGCAGCAGCTGAGCAGTCCGCTGCTCGAAGGACTCAGCACAACGCCAACACAATCTCAGGCCAAGGGCGGCGGCGGAGTTTATACGTTGACCGAAGAGACGGAGCTGGAGCTGCAGGCGGTGCACACCGCAGAGACGCAGGTGGAACGCGTCTAG
- the LOC132796270 gene encoding uncharacterized protein LOC132796270 isoform X2, whose amino-acid sequence MRCSFIFLTIENEDSALLHQQHTLASTKRNSNGIYQQQQRSPAQHQQQQQQQQHQHQPQHHQHGQQHTADNDTVAAAVAAQGQDLAHGSNGPIYGPSNDFVYGIDETDLEGAGGQPQYALSPDTYDVRQRTIENIWDITVSLNILYKENWTKLAALEIAKFQDQLIKRLNEDVMLQLSHDDVAGGHAGPNSAAPGSSSSSSSSSSSSSSSSGNNPATEAVLLHTNYHHHRLAGGGVGGPPHEWNFAKAFLYSLTVLTTIGYGNIAPRTALGRIVTVAYAFFGIPLTLVYLSSTGSILARVAREVFSKALCCCLCSNCGYCCYDEKRMAEKERRMKRKRQQEELRKQQAVMQEPYYVRDVYHATPEKQPGGGGGGGTSVGVPGGGSNATPTGMGMPSGPPPGGASGADIDSLSASESRGSMHGLSILAPILLCFSMMIIYIVFGAAVLYRLENWPIIDGIYFCFMSLSTIGFGDMLPGLRRESNATTWFCSVYIMSGMTLTAMCFNVIHEEIVHRIRIVVEFKKTGAANGSGGASGSMMDLAHEEGNQYYVPAS is encoded by the exons GCTCCTTCATATTCCTAACCATTGAGAACGAGGACTCGGCATTGCTGCATCAACAGCACACGCTGGCATCCACAAAgcgcaacagcaatggcatctatcagcagcaacaaaggtCGCCGgcacaacatcagcaacagcagcagcagcagcaacaccagcaccaaccacaacatcatcaacatggacaacaacacacagcagACAACGATACGGtggccgctgctgttgctgcccaGGGTCAGGATTTGGCACATGGCAGCAATGGCCCCATCTATGGGCCATCGAATGACTTTGTTTATGGCATAGATGAGACAGATCTTGAGGGAGCGGGTGGGCAACCGCAGTACGCGCTATCGCCGGACACTTATGATGTACGACAGCGGACAATTGAGAATATCTGGGACATAACCGTATCCCTCAATATACTCTACAAGGAGAACTGGACAAA ATTAGCCGCTCTTGAAATTGCCAAGTTTCAAGACCAATTAATCAAGAGACTGAACGAGGATGTTATGCTGCAATTATCACACGACGATGTCGCTGGCGGCCATGCCGGACCCAACTCAGCAGCACCaggctcatcatcatcatcatcctcatcgtcgtcgtcgtcgtcgtcgtcgtcgggtAACAATCCAGCCACGGAAGCTGTGCTGCTGCACACAAactatcatcatcatcgcctGGCCGGAGGCGGAGTGGGAGGCCCGCCACATGAGTGGAATTTCGCTAAAGCGTTTTTGTATTCGCTGACCGTTTTGACCACAATTG GTTACGGGAACATTGCACCTCGCACAGCCCTCGGTCGGATTGTGACAGTTGCGTACGCATTCTTCGGAATTCCGCTGACGCTCGTCTATCTGAGCAGCACCGGGAGCATCCTGGCGCGGGTGGCACGAGAGGTCTTCTCCAAGGCGCTGTGCTGCTGCCTGTGCTCGAACTGCGGTTACTGTTGCTACGATGAGAAGCGCATGGCGGAGAAGGAGCGACGCATGAAGCGCAAGCGACAGCAGGAGGAGCTCCGCAAGCAGCAGGCGGTGATGCAGGAGCCATACTACGTTCGGGATGTTTACCATGCCACGCCCGAGAAGCAACcgggtggcggcggcggtggtgggACGTCGGTGGGTGTGCCGGGAGGGGGCAGCAATGCAACGCCCACGGGCATGGGAATGCCGTCGGGTCCGCCGCCAGGTGGCGCTTCGGGCGCTGACATTGATTCGTTGAGTGCGAGCGAATCGCGAGGTTCGATGCATGGCCTGAGTATTTTGGCACCGATTTTGCTCTGCTTCTCCATGATGATCATCTACATTGTGTTTGGCGCCGCGGTTCTGTATCGCTTGGAGAATTGGCCGATCATCGATGGGATCTACTTTTGCTTCATGAGCCTGTCGACGATTGGCTTCGGCGACATGTTGCCGGGACTGCGACGTGAATCGAATGCCACCACTTGGTTTTGCTCCGTTTACATCATGTCGGGCATGACGCTGACGGCCATGTGCTTCAATGTCATCCACGAGGAGATCGTGCATCGCATTCGCATTGTTGTCGAGTTCAAGAAGACGGGCGCAGCGAATGGCAGCGGCGGTGCTTCGGGTTCCATGATGGATCTGGCGCACGAGGAGGGCAATCAGTATTATGTGCCCGCCTCTTGA